In Cherax quadricarinatus isolate ZL_2023a chromosome 19, ASM3850222v1, whole genome shotgun sequence, the following are encoded in one genomic region:
- the LOC128688396 gene encoding protein extra-macrochaetae-like: MKAQVCDSQVSSLPTIRSGKVSKGREEDFEVALYLDKLRHLLPTARSRKSLDKKLNRLEVIESVIQYISELQEVLNIDVHDREMDLLEYETSSITLAA, encoded by the coding sequence ATGAAGGCCCAAGTGTGTGATTCTCAAGTCTCAAGCCTTCCTACCATCAGGAGCGGCAAGGTGTCCAAGGGCCGGGAGGAGGACTTCGAGGTGGCCCTCTACCTGGACAAGCTCAGGCACCTGTTGCCTACCGCCAGAAGCAGAAAATCCCTCGACAAGAAACTCAACCGTTTGGAAGTGATCGAGAGTGTGATCCAATACATTAGCGAGCTGCAGGAGGTACTTAACATCGACGTGCACGACCGCGAGATGGACTTGCTGGAGTACGAGACGAGCAGTATAACCCTGGCGGCGTGA